The following are encoded in a window of Telmatobacter sp. DSM 110680 genomic DNA:
- a CDS encoding response regulator, giving the protein MDTVTDATANPKILLVDDNDAVRDSLRAVLEFSQFDVKTAANVAEAIQLIDTEAFDVLLSDLHLPGAGDGFTIVSAMRHRHPDAVTLLFTGYPALKEAMDAILLQADEIMVKPMPIPELLALIREKLKNRGTRRTTNTERVASILEREAETTIADWLSRVESDDELNHLVLSRDERMGHLPLLIRELVHRLRVPRRLGTKQVSDGAVEHGKIRHSQGYTIPMIIEESRMLQVSIFHSLQSNLNVVDFSLLLIDVMTIADEADSQLKQTIVSFTESSAVNMAAIAVPA; this is encoded by the coding sequence TTGGACACAGTTACTGATGCGACCGCGAATCCAAAAATTCTGCTGGTAGACGATAACGATGCGGTACGTGACTCGTTAAGAGCCGTGCTGGAATTCAGCCAGTTTGATGTAAAGACAGCCGCAAATGTGGCTGAAGCTATTCAACTCATCGACACAGAAGCGTTCGATGTTCTTCTTTCCGATTTGCACTTGCCCGGAGCCGGGGACGGCTTCACCATCGTCAGTGCCATGCGTCATCGTCACCCTGATGCCGTCACTCTATTGTTTACCGGGTATCCAGCATTGAAGGAGGCAATGGACGCCATCCTTTTGCAAGCGGACGAAATCATGGTGAAGCCCATGCCCATTCCGGAATTGCTCGCATTGATTCGCGAGAAATTAAAGAATCGCGGGACGCGGCGTACCACAAATACTGAGAGAGTAGCTTCCATACTAGAGCGTGAGGCCGAGACCACAATTGCCGATTGGCTCTCGCGAGTTGAAAGCGATGACGAACTGAACCATCTAGTTCTCAGTCGTGACGAACGAATGGGGCACCTTCCTTTGCTGATTCGAGAGCTTGTTCATCGGTTGCGAGTGCCTCGAAGGCTTGGTACCAAACAAGTGTCAGACGGGGCTGTTGAACATGGAAAGATTCGCCACTCGCAGGGCTATACAATTCCGATGATTATCGAAGAGTCGCGAATGTTGCAGGTCAGCATATTCCACTCCCTACAGTCCAATCTGAATGTTGTGGATTTCAGTCTTCTCCTGATTGACGTGATGACCATAGCCGACGAAGCTGATTCCCAATTGAAACAGACAATCGTGAGTTTCACGGAATCGTCAGCCGTGAACATGGCAGCAATTGCTGTCCCGGCATAG
- a CDS encoding response regulator, whose translation MTHEGFKLRILFVDDDSALRETSGLILKSFGYDVRTAEDGFQALVELRSVLPDLIVSDLRMPNMSGFELLSIVRKRFPHIPVIAISGEFFGQGTTAPLADAFLMKGQYRPEQMAAKIVELIEESPLRPHVPKPDKAPVWVPVNGKGYFVLTCPACLRSFSEPRTELADAASEAECPACMTKVRYILDVHSCGHN comes from the coding sequence ATGACTCACGAAGGGTTCAAGCTTAGGATTCTTTTCGTTGATGACGACTCAGCACTCAGAGAAACATCAGGTCTCATCCTAAAGTCTTTTGGCTACGATGTTCGGACTGCCGAGGATGGGTTTCAGGCACTCGTTGAACTTCGTTCTGTGCTTCCCGATTTGATTGTTTCTGATTTGCGGATGCCTAACATGAGTGGGTTCGAGTTGCTGTCAATCGTTCGAAAGCGATTCCCGCATATCCCTGTCATTGCTATCAGCGGAGAATTTTTCGGGCAAGGCACCACTGCCCCTCTTGCCGACGCATTCCTGATGAAAGGACAGTACAGGCCGGAACAGATGGCGGCAAAGATTGTAGAGCTAATTGAGGAGTCTCCCCTGAGACCGCATGTTCCGAAGCCAGACAAGGCTCCCGTATGGGTTCCGGTTAACGGAAAAGGCTATTTCGTGCTGACGTGCCCGGCTTGTCTTCGGTCATTCTCCGAACCACGCACAGAATTAGCCGATGCGGCTTCTGAAGCTGAGTGCCCAGCTTGCATGACCAAGGTTCGCTATATTCTTGACGTTCACTCCTGCGGCCACAACTAA
- a CDS encoding DUF1800 family protein — protein sequence MQVKPSRHCDLNLSLCLAALTAFLPLLSGCGYFAVTDPSFYAGISASASTLRVNQQIQLKDNARTTGVPVIFFVNGVQGGNAEFGTITSTGLYTAPAIVPVPNTVSITSTTAKFPNDPPGSVAIGVLNPIPVLTSVTPGAFSEGTTLVTVNGSQFVYGAQILWNGSAVPTTFISSTQLVASIPAPNPGTFPIAVSNPNPGSVTTKSLSVKVGPGQVVLTLQPYYGTDVRVSNALNIGLTVAGTDNPAVTLFINGVAGGNAQVGTAVSNSDGSITYTAPAVVPSPNVVQLTVASVDNPSVSINRNIAVLNPIPILGSATPTSLNVGSTSVVVQGQSFISGAQVLMNGAAVPTTFNSGSQLTANLTVTGPGTLDLQVLNPSPGPATSNDLIEDVAGGAPTLLVSPEDAARFLDQATFGATDGDIHHLSQIGYQTWLNEQFSIPQTLREPVVEQALLLNNPSCSASDLKCNASLFVQNNQSEIYVENAFWQQALSANDALRQRVQYALSEQFVISGTTPAVQNMPRGEANYYDLLGADAFGNFRQLLQDVTLNPMMGQFLSMLQNDKGNANTDPDENYAREVMQLFTIGLYQLNDDGTQKLDSNGLPIPTYTNNDVMGLAKVFTGFSWNVPGNTSDTAWSNCCIYVGTGYGEDLLQMQAYPGHHSTEEKDFLGVTIPASGSPDPNGDLKIALDTLFNHPNVPSFFSRQLIQHLVTSNPSPAYVGRVAAVFKDNGQGVRGDMKAVITAILLDPEARDTATDASNPQYGKVREALLRYTHWARAFSVQSRNGGYFIGTTEDPIWGLGQMTMRSPTVFNWFTPGFTPPATSIEQAGLVAPEMQMTNVTTVVGYLNYMQYAIGSGTQNGSDLYSSYGAELNLANTPDQLVDRVNLLLMAGQMDSNLRSAVLGAVSAIPIPSGDQNAINAALITRVQTAIYLTVASPAFCAQF from the coding sequence ATGCAAGTAAAGCCTTCACGTCACTGTGACTTGAATCTCTCGCTGTGTCTCGCGGCGCTAACTGCTTTTCTCCCGCTTCTCTCGGGCTGTGGGTACTTCGCGGTTACGGACCCTTCGTTCTATGCTGGAATCTCCGCGTCTGCAAGCACTCTTCGGGTGAACCAGCAAATTCAACTCAAGGACAACGCCAGGACGACTGGCGTGCCGGTGATCTTTTTTGTAAACGGTGTGCAGGGCGGCAACGCGGAATTCGGCACCATCACCAGCACCGGACTTTACACTGCGCCTGCGATTGTGCCCGTGCCGAACACCGTCTCCATCACCAGCACTACGGCGAAGTTTCCGAATGATCCTCCGGGGTCGGTTGCAATTGGGGTTCTCAATCCGATTCCCGTCTTGACCTCGGTCACTCCCGGCGCCTTTTCCGAAGGCACCACCCTGGTTACTGTGAACGGTTCGCAGTTTGTCTACGGAGCACAGATCCTTTGGAACGGATCCGCGGTCCCGACGACTTTCATTTCGTCTACACAGTTAGTGGCATCCATCCCGGCTCCGAACCCCGGGACATTTCCAATCGCGGTCAGCAACCCGAATCCCGGATCAGTCACTACCAAGTCGCTTTCGGTCAAAGTCGGCCCGGGACAGGTCGTGCTTACGCTACAGCCCTACTATGGTACCGATGTTCGCGTTAGCAATGCGCTTAACATTGGACTCACTGTTGCCGGTACTGACAACCCCGCAGTGACCCTCTTTATTAATGGAGTGGCCGGCGGTAACGCACAGGTCGGCACCGCTGTTTCCAACTCCGATGGCTCGATTACATACACTGCTCCGGCCGTTGTCCCCTCTCCGAACGTCGTACAGCTCACGGTCGCCAGTGTCGACAATCCGAGTGTTTCCATCAATCGCAACATCGCTGTTTTGAATCCAATTCCAATCCTCGGATCCGCAACTCCAACGTCATTGAATGTTGGATCCACCTCTGTGGTTGTGCAGGGGCAGAGTTTCATCTCCGGTGCGCAGGTGTTGATGAACGGTGCTGCCGTGCCCACAACGTTCAACAGCGGCAGTCAACTCACAGCAAACCTCACCGTCACGGGACCGGGCACGCTCGATCTCCAAGTGCTCAATCCGAGTCCGGGTCCCGCGACCTCAAACGATTTGATTGAAGACGTGGCAGGCGGGGCTCCGACACTGCTAGTTTCACCAGAAGATGCAGCGCGCTTCCTCGACCAGGCTACATTTGGCGCAACTGATGGGGATATCCATCATCTCTCGCAAATCGGATATCAGACATGGCTCAACGAGCAGTTCAGTATTCCGCAGACTCTTCGTGAGCCGGTCGTGGAACAGGCACTGCTGCTAAACAACCCTTCTTGCAGCGCATCCGATTTGAAATGCAACGCTTCCTTGTTTGTGCAGAACAATCAGAGCGAAATCTACGTCGAGAATGCCTTCTGGCAGCAGGCACTCTCAGCGAACGATGCGTTGAGACAGCGCGTGCAATATGCTCTTTCAGAACAATTCGTGATTTCAGGAACGACGCCAGCCGTGCAGAACATGCCGCGTGGAGAAGCCAACTATTATGACTTGCTGGGCGCCGACGCATTTGGAAATTTCAGGCAATTACTTCAGGATGTAACGCTGAACCCGATGATGGGACAGTTCCTTTCGATGCTTCAGAATGACAAGGGCAATGCCAACACCGATCCCGATGAGAACTATGCGCGTGAAGTGATGCAACTCTTCACCATCGGCCTCTATCAGTTGAATGACGATGGCACTCAGAAGCTTGATTCAAACGGCTTGCCGATTCCAACCTACACGAACAATGATGTGATGGGCTTGGCAAAGGTGTTCACCGGGTTTAGCTGGAACGTTCCGGGTAATACCAGCGACACTGCCTGGTCCAATTGCTGCATCTACGTGGGAACGGGCTACGGCGAAGATCTCCTGCAGATGCAGGCTTACCCCGGCCATCACTCTACTGAGGAGAAGGACTTCCTCGGTGTGACAATTCCGGCATCGGGATCACCGGATCCGAACGGCGATCTAAAGATCGCGCTCGATACACTCTTCAATCATCCAAATGTCCCATCCTTCTTCTCGAGGCAGTTAATTCAGCATCTGGTGACATCCAATCCCAGCCCTGCCTACGTTGGCCGAGTGGCCGCCGTCTTCAAAGACAACGGTCAGGGCGTTCGTGGCGACATGAAGGCAGTCATCACCGCAATCCTTCTCGATCCTGAAGCCCGCGATACCGCGACCGACGCAAGCAATCCGCAATATGGCAAAGTTCGCGAAGCGCTACTTCGATACACCCATTGGGCTCGCGCGTTCAGTGTGCAGTCGAGAAACGGCGGTTACTTCATCGGTACAACTGAAGATCCAATCTGGGGTCTGGGGCAAATGACGATGCGTTCCCCAACCGTCTTCAACTGGTTCACTCCTGGATTCACGCCGCCCGCAACAAGCATCGAGCAGGCCGGGTTGGTGGCGCCTGAGATGCAGATGACGAACGTTACGACCGTTGTCGGTTATCTGAACTACATGCAGTATGCAATCGGCAGCGGTACGCAAAATGGCTCAGATCTGTACTCGTCTTACGGCGCAGAGTTAAACCTCGCGAATACTCCCGATCAGCTTGTGGATCGAGTGAACCTGCTGTTGATGGCGGGACAGATGGACAGCAATCTACGAAGTGCAGTTTTGGGAGCAGTGAGCGCAATTCCGATTCCCTCAGGCGATCAAAACGCGATCAACGCTGCACTGATTACGCGCGTTCAAACGGCGATCTATCTGACCGTGGCTTCGCCCGCTTTTTGCGCGCAGTTTTAG
- a CDS encoding response regulator yields MEGATIAILEARQTPAQVLVIEEDIAVAHTVAMVLKTDGFEATVAYSGETGVELARNREFEYLVTGVVMPQMNGIEAAIEIRKLLPKCKVLLVSGDNDGGALHQEAVSRGYQFEILATPFAQSGLLSALPLLHNASLTSPEAIFSLLSEPSVRRASRNFQSICEPQFPDDFAQHDDRIEIRTMQHSRLSS; encoded by the coding sequence ATTGAAGGCGCAACCATTGCCATCCTAGAGGCGAGGCAAACTCCCGCACAAGTTCTCGTCATCGAGGAAGACATAGCGGTGGCTCATACCGTTGCCATGGTCCTGAAAACTGATGGCTTTGAGGCGACGGTTGCATACAGCGGTGAAACGGGCGTCGAGCTTGCGCGTAATCGCGAGTTTGAATACCTCGTGACCGGCGTTGTAATGCCACAGATGAACGGCATTGAGGCTGCAATTGAAATCCGTAAGCTTCTCCCCAAATGTAAAGTCCTCCTAGTCTCCGGTGACAACGACGGTGGCGCTCTGCATCAAGAGGCTGTGTCGCGGGGTTATCAATTTGAAATACTCGCCACGCCCTTCGCTCAGTCGGGACTGCTCAGTGCGCTCCCGCTGTTGCATAACGCAAGCTTAACTTCCCCAGAAGCCATTTTTAGTTTGTTATCTGAGCCTTCAGTCCGTCGTGCTTCCCGGAATTTCCAGTCCATTTGCGAGCCGCAATTTCCGGATGACTTTGCTCAACATGATGACCGAATTGAGATAAGAACCATGCAACATTCTCGATTGAGTTCGTGA
- a CDS encoding zinc-ribbon domain containing protein codes for MSFNDRDVLCVSCGVMFVFSAGEQEFFHEKGFTNEPKHCKQCKAKRQGVEGQRRIETHVICSECRSNTTVPFKPTQGRPVMCRVCFASRPKATNIAAA; via the coding sequence ATGAGCTTTAACGACCGCGATGTCCTGTGTGTAAGTTGTGGCGTGATGTTTGTGTTTTCTGCGGGTGAACAAGAGTTCTTTCATGAGAAGGGATTCACCAACGAACCGAAACACTGCAAGCAATGCAAGGCTAAGAGGCAGGGCGTCGAAGGGCAGCGTCGAATCGAAACGCACGTCATCTGCTCAGAATGCAGGAGCAACACAACTGTACCCTTCAAGCCGACTCAAGGCAGACCAGTGATGTGCAGAGTGTGTTTCGCAAGTAGACCCAAAGCAACCAATATTGCGGCTGCGTAG
- a CDS encoding glycoside hydrolase family 38 C-terminal domain-containing protein: protein MPRFTKSFLIAPVIALAALIAPAQTMKAPDITKQPTLYVVPYAHLDTQWRWEYPQVISEYLLKTMRVNFDYIDKYPHYVFNWSGSNRYRLMKEYYPSDYERLKQYVAKGNWYPAGSSVEEGDVNLPSAESIIRQVLYGNTYFRKEFGKASAEYMLPDCFGFPASLPTILAHAGIKGFSTQKLSASWQPAPLIGGPDSPEKTPEGIPFNVGVWEGPDGETVLAALNPGGYGSQIYTDLSKSPPPPQAPASGSNPRRRRGSETDWPNRINIDGSATGVYADYHYIGTGDIGGAVDEESVKLLEATVTHGEAVLPDPNMRPDPTDAHSAVPGTPVSMGDGPVSVISAAADQMFLDIKPDMQLRMPSYKGDLELINHSAGSLTSQAYHKRWNRRNEILADAAEKASIAAAWMGGRAYPLERLNDAWTLVMGGQFHDLGAGTATPRSYEFSQNDDVIALNQFADVLTSATQSVASALDTQVSGIPLVVYNQLNVAREDVVEATIHFPGKAPSAVRVFSPDGHEVPAQISNGKVLFLAKTPSVGYAVYDIRRAQTQAISAELKVSTSALENARYRVSINANGDVTNIFDKALNKELLAGPMRLAISNDAPRQWPAWNMDFDQEQAAPRAYIGGPAKIRVVENGPVRVAVEVSREGEGSKFVETIRLSNGDSGCRVEFSDSIDWRTLSANLKVVFPLSATNKVATYNWEVGTIDRPAATERQFEVASHHWVDEIDASGSYGATILTGDKNGSDKRDDSTIRLTLLRSPGPASQMKGAYTDQFNQDWGHHEILFGIAGHAGDWRLGKTDWQAYRLSTPLLAFETEKHAGKLGRDFSLLGVDNSNIRVLALKKAELSDEVIVRLVELHGEPAPQVRVKFAGPIQAAREVNGQELPVGPATIVDGALETSFKPYQPRTFALKLSPSSVRTADVESQPIALKYDLAAASEDDTKSTGGFDQQGNALPAEMLPAQLNFNGVEFRLAPAGVGKLDAVMAKGQVIDLPSGNFNKVYVLAASARGDQKAVFHVGYHPVDLTIEDWGGFIGQWDTRMWKPRPDSVTEGGGRFSQIPAHEVPLRKDWATSANHATWDLKSRGTPDWSPEYPKDYLGLRPGYIKPATLAWYASHHHTPEGLNQPYAYSYLFAYAMDLPNNAKTLTLPAVDGIRIMAISVAKEDPNVIPVQPLYDALRRTTEPSTYEAAATH, encoded by the coding sequence ATGCCCCGCTTCACGAAGAGCTTTTTGATCGCGCCTGTAATAGCGCTAGCAGCGTTGATTGCCCCGGCGCAGACAATGAAGGCCCCAGATATCACAAAGCAACCAACACTTTATGTAGTTCCCTACGCCCACCTTGATACGCAGTGGCGTTGGGAGTATCCGCAGGTGATAAGTGAATATCTGCTGAAGACGATGCGCGTGAACTTCGACTATATCGATAAATACCCGCACTATGTCTTCAACTGGTCGGGATCCAACCGATATCGACTGATGAAAGAGTATTATCCATCGGACTACGAAAGGCTGAAGCAATACGTAGCGAAGGGCAACTGGTATCCCGCGGGGTCCTCGGTGGAGGAGGGCGATGTGAATTTGCCCAGCGCGGAATCGATCATCCGCCAGGTTCTGTATGGCAATACATACTTCCGCAAGGAGTTTGGAAAAGCCAGTGCAGAATACATGCTGCCGGACTGTTTCGGATTCCCGGCATCGCTGCCGACTATCCTTGCACACGCAGGCATAAAGGGGTTTTCGACACAGAAGCTCAGTGCATCGTGGCAGCCTGCTCCGCTGATTGGCGGTCCCGATTCTCCCGAGAAAACGCCCGAAGGTATTCCCTTCAACGTGGGAGTGTGGGAAGGGCCCGACGGAGAAACCGTCCTCGCTGCGTTGAATCCTGGCGGCTACGGGAGCCAGATTTACACGGACTTGAGTAAGAGTCCGCCTCCCCCGCAAGCTCCCGCTTCAGGATCGAACCCGCGCAGAAGGCGGGGATCCGAGACCGACTGGCCAAACCGTATCAATATCGATGGAAGCGCCACCGGGGTTTACGCCGATTATCACTACATTGGAACTGGTGATATTGGCGGAGCTGTGGATGAAGAGTCGGTGAAGCTGCTGGAAGCCACAGTTACGCACGGAGAAGCAGTGCTGCCCGACCCCAACATGAGGCCTGACCCAACCGATGCTCACTCCGCCGTACCGGGCACGCCCGTTTCTATGGGAGATGGTCCCGTCAGTGTGATCTCGGCAGCCGCAGATCAGATGTTCCTGGATATCAAGCCGGATATGCAGCTGAGGATGCCGTCCTACAAAGGCGATCTGGAACTGATCAATCACTCGGCTGGATCGCTGACTTCGCAGGCTTACCATAAACGGTGGAATCGCCGTAATGAAATCCTCGCTGATGCTGCGGAAAAAGCATCGATCGCTGCTGCATGGATGGGTGGTCGGGCGTACCCGCTAGAGCGCCTGAATGATGCCTGGACGCTGGTGATGGGCGGCCAGTTTCACGATCTTGGCGCTGGCACGGCGACGCCCCGCTCCTATGAGTTCTCGCAGAATGACGATGTGATCGCGCTCAATCAGTTCGCGGATGTGCTGACAAGTGCTACGCAGTCAGTTGCATCCGCGCTCGATACGCAGGTGAGCGGCATACCGTTGGTTGTATACAACCAGCTCAACGTGGCTCGTGAAGATGTTGTAGAAGCTACGATACATTTTCCTGGCAAAGCCCCAAGTGCGGTTCGCGTCTTTAGTCCCGATGGGCATGAGGTTCCCGCGCAGATCAGCAACGGGAAGGTACTGTTCCTGGCGAAGACGCCATCTGTCGGCTATGCGGTTTACGACATTCGCCGCGCACAAACGCAGGCGATCTCAGCAGAGTTGAAGGTCAGCACTTCTGCGCTTGAGAATGCGCGATATCGCGTATCGATCAATGCCAATGGCGATGTGACGAACATCTTTGACAAGGCGCTCAACAAGGAGCTGCTCGCCGGACCTATGCGGCTGGCAATCTCAAATGACGCACCCAGGCAATGGCCTGCGTGGAACATGGATTTTGATCAGGAACAGGCGGCTCCGCGTGCCTATATCGGCGGACCGGCGAAGATTCGCGTCGTCGAAAACGGTCCGGTCCGGGTGGCAGTGGAAGTTTCCCGCGAGGGCGAGGGTTCAAAGTTTGTGGAAACGATTCGGCTGTCGAATGGCGACTCCGGTTGTCGGGTCGAGTTCAGTGATTCGATCGACTGGAGGACGCTATCCGCAAACCTCAAGGTGGTCTTCCCTCTCTCGGCGACTAATAAAGTAGCGACCTATAACTGGGAAGTCGGCACCATCGATCGGCCTGCTGCGACAGAACGGCAGTTCGAGGTAGCCTCGCATCACTGGGTTGACGAGATAGATGCTTCCGGCTCCTATGGCGCTACGATCCTTACCGGTGACAAGAACGGCTCGGATAAGCGAGACGACAGTACAATTCGCCTGACCCTTCTGCGCTCTCCGGGACCGGCTTCGCAAATGAAGGGCGCTTACACAGATCAATTCAACCAGGACTGGGGACATCACGAAATACTTTTCGGGATTGCCGGCCATGCAGGCGATTGGCGACTGGGCAAGACGGACTGGCAGGCTTATCGGCTGAGCACGCCGCTGTTAGCGTTTGAAACTGAGAAACACGCGGGAAAGCTGGGCCGCGATTTCTCGTTGCTGGGCGTCGATAACTCGAACATCCGTGTTCTGGCTCTCAAGAAAGCTGAGCTAAGCGACGAAGTGATAGTCAGGCTGGTTGAGCTGCATGGAGAGCCCGCTCCACAGGTTCGGGTGAAGTTCGCCGGGCCCATCCAGGCTGCGCGCGAAGTGAACGGACAGGAATTGCCTGTCGGTCCGGCCACAATCGTTGACGGAGCGCTTGAAACCTCTTTCAAACCTTATCAGCCCCGCACATTTGCCCTGAAGCTCAGCCCATCTTCGGTTCGTACGGCCGATGTCGAGTCACAGCCGATCGCCCTGAAGTACGATCTTGCAGCCGCAAGCGAAGACGACACAAAATCGACGGGTGGATTCGATCAGCAGGGCAATGCTCTTCCAGCCGAGATGCTTCCTGCACAACTGAACTTCAATGGTGTGGAGTTCCGGCTGGCGCCCGCCGGAGTAGGCAAGCTCGATGCCGTTATGGCGAAAGGCCAGGTGATTGATCTACCTTCTGGAAATTTCAACAAGGTGTACGTGCTCGCCGCTTCTGCGCGAGGCGACCAGAAAGCTGTATTTCATGTTGGCTACCATCCCGTAGATCTGACCATCGAGGATTGGGGAGGTTTTATCGGTCAATGGGATACGCGCATGTGGAAACCCAGACCAGATTCGGTGACCGAAGGAGGAGGGCGCTTTAGTCAAATCCCGGCACATGAAGTTCCGCTCAGGAAGGACTGGGCGACATCGGCGAATCACGCCACATGGGATCTGAAAAGTCGGGGAACGCCAGACTGGTCGCCGGAATATCCGAAGGACTATCTCGGCTTGCGTCCGGGATACATCAAGCCAGCAACTCTTGCCTGGTATGCCTCGCATCACCACACCCCGGAAGGACTGAACCAGCCCTATGCGTACAGCTATCTGTTCGCCTATGCGATGGACTTGCCCAACAATGCGAAGACACTGACGCTACCGGCAGTCGACGGCATTCGCATCATGGCTATCTCCGTAGCGAAGGAAGATCCGAATGTGATCCCCGTACAACCTCTGTATGACGCGCTTCGCAGGACGACTGAACCTAGTACTTATGAGGCTGCCGCCACGCACTAA
- a CDS encoding response regulator, translated as MAKPRVLVIDDDKTIADTFVMVLNVSGFEAKAAYSGEEGLQLSRDHGFEFLVSDVVMHPMNGIEAAIEIRKLLPTCRVLLISGTNDTTSLLAEATSRGFEFDILPKPVNPTALIEALKED; from the coding sequence ATGGCGAAGCCTCGAGTCCTAGTCATCGACGACGACAAAACCATCGCAGATACATTTGTTATGGTTTTGAACGTTAGCGGCTTCGAGGCGAAAGCTGCCTACAGCGGCGAAGAGGGTCTGCAACTTTCACGCGACCATGGGTTCGAGTTTCTGGTCTCTGATGTCGTGATGCATCCAATGAATGGTATCGAGGCGGCAATTGAAATTCGGAAGTTGCTTCCTACCTGTCGAGTCCTTTTAATCTCTGGGACTAACGACACTACCTCCTTACTTGCGGAGGCTACGTCTCGCGGATTCGAGTTCGACATTCTCCCCAAGCCGGTGAATCCAACGGCACTCATCGAAGCTTTGAAGGAAGATTGA
- a CDS encoding RNA polymerase subunit sigma-24, whose translation MDTKRLYEEDCSLLNRIRRRDDRAIALLNDRYSMAVYSMALRVLRDPTLAEQVLSDIFMDIWGSPKPLMHIAATNLYPSMVMFARNRAVAVLIHKPPTEIEFLFHLGVGNQQDWEMTREKALALIEGMPVERRTTLERAFFHGVT comes from the coding sequence ATGGATACCAAGCGGCTTTACGAAGAGGATTGTTCCCTTCTCAATCGCATCCGACGACGCGATGACAGGGCGATTGCATTGCTCAATGACCGCTATTCGATGGCTGTTTATTCCATGGCGCTCCGCGTGTTGCGCGACCCAACTCTTGCAGAACAGGTTTTGTCGGACATTTTCATGGATATTTGGGGCAGCCCAAAGCCCCTCATGCATATCGCGGCTACTAACCTCTACCCGTCCATGGTGATGTTTGCCCGCAATCGGGCAGTCGCCGTGCTAATTCATAAACCGCCCACGGAGATTGAATTCTTGTTCCATTTGGGGGTTGGGAACCAGCAGGACTGGGAAATGACGCGGGAGAAAGCATTGGCGCTAATTGAGGGAATGCCTGTGGAGCGCCGGACGACGCTGGAGAGAGCGTTTTTCCATGGAGTCACTTAA
- a CDS encoding cold shock domain-containing protein, protein MAQYKGQIKWFNNGKGFGFIGREDGPDVFVHYSAIQSEGYKTLQEGDEVEFDIVEGQKGPQAEAVTCVKHNDHGTA, encoded by the coding sequence GTGGCTCAATACAAAGGACAAATTAAGTGGTTTAACAACGGCAAAGGTTTTGGGTTTATTGGACGGGAAGACGGGCCGGATGTATTCGTTCACTACTCAGCGATTCAATCGGAAGGTTACAAAACGCTCCAAGAAGGTGACGAAGTCGAGTTCGACATTGTCGAGGGGCAAAAAGGCCCACAGGCGGAAGCAGTGACCTGCGTCAAGCACAATGACCACGGGACTGCCTGA